The Rhopalosiphum maidis isolate BTI-1 chromosome 1, ASM367621v3, whole genome shotgun sequence genome has a segment encoding these proteins:
- the LOC113558444 gene encoding FMRFamide-like neuropeptides 1, producing MLLCLLPVTLTLAALVTDGVADAAAADKRFALRPVDPLTRRSAMDKNFMRFGRAFDCSWTAPSASAAAKRRDPSSAVGRRVDSNFIRFGRRDSNFIRFGRGEVYTPGDNKIPRRHYDVDVDGLEVRFGRSGGSIDRSPFGAAIPPPYDDRR from the coding sequence ATGCTTCTGTGTCTGTTGCCGGTGACGTTGACGTTGGCCGCGTTGGTCACCGACGGAGTGGCGGACGCGGCAGCCGCGGACAAGCGGTTCGCCCTGCGGCCCGTGGACCCGTTGACTAGGCGCAGCGCCATGGACAAGAACTTCATGCGGTTCGGGCGGGCTTTCGACTGCAGTTGGACGGCACCGTCGGCATCGGCGGCGGCCAAGCGCCGGGACCCGTCGTCGGCAGTCGGCCGGCGCGTCGACTCCAACTTCATCCGGTTCGGCCGCCGGGACTCCAACTTCATCCGGTTCGGCCGGGGCGAAGTGTACACGCCCGGCGACAACAAAATACCCAGGCGCCACTACGACGTGGACGTGGACGGGCTGGAAGTCCGGTTCGGCCGGTCCGGCGGGAGCATCGACCGCAGTCCGTTCGGCGCAGCGATACCGCCGCCCTACGACGACCGCCGCTGA